A window of the Gossypium hirsutum isolate 1008001.06 chromosome A03, Gossypium_hirsutum_v2.1, whole genome shotgun sequence genome harbors these coding sequences:
- the LOC121203081 gene encoding protein WHAT'S THIS FACTOR 9, mitochondrial, with the protein MSYWFLCGKGKVFGFSCGLRRGFNYQQSFSLVNIKLKWVKDKALDAVIAGERDLRAACNLVSILSSAPDFCLPIYHLSRHRGQLGLPHDLKLSTFIRRYPTIFHESYVFDSAGTHVPCFELTLEALNLYHEELGVIRDNMIDLIDRLCKLLMLTKDRILPLQTIDQLKWDLGLPYCYIDNLIPIYADLFSLFRLPDDRIGLKLLSWDDTLAVSQLEKNVAQQTEEDLKNNCLAFPIGFTRGFGLKRKCMGWLKEWQKLPYTSPYADASHLDPRTDVSEKRIVGVFHELFHLTIQKKTERKNVSNLRKPLSLPQKFTKVFERHPGIFYISKMSDSQTVVLREAYDCQRIIQRHPLVDIRERFASMMRKGFRDRSRGLYKKTAYIGHKDPLKIVQGHKGGGNGLDSEVDSDDDLFSEYNSDESIHCPS; encoded by the coding sequence ATGAGTTACTGGTTTTTGTGTGGAAAAGGTAAAGTGTTTGGCTTTTCATGTGGGTTGAGAAGGGGATTTAATTACCAGCAGAGTTTCAGTTTagttaatattaagctcaaatgGGTTAAAGATAAAGCCTTAGATGCTGTTATTGCCGGTGAAAGAGATTTAAGAGCTGCTTGCAATCTTGTGTCCATCCTCTCCTCTGCTCCAGACTTTTGTCTCCCCATTTACCATCTTTCACGGCATCGCGGTCAACTGGGTCTACCCCATGATCTTAAGCTATCCACTTTTATCAGGAGATATCCCACCATCTTTCATGAATCTTATGTGTTTGACAGTGCTGGCACTCATGTTCCTTGCTTTGAGTTGACCCTTGAAGCCTTAAATCTTTACCATGAAGAACTTGGTGTTATCCGGGATAATATGATTGATTTGATTGACAGGCTTTGCAAATTGTTGATGCTTACCAAGGATAGGATCCTTCCTTTACAGACTATTGACCAGCTGAAATGGGACTTGGGGTTGCCTTACTGTTACATCGATAACTTGATTCCAATTTATGCtgatttattttctttgtttcgcCTTCCTGATGATCGCATTGGTTTGAAACTTTTATCATGGGATGATACACTTGCTGTCTCCCAGTTGGAGAAGAATGTTGCCCAGCAAACAGAAGAAGATTTGAAAAATAACTGTTTAGCCTTTCCTATAGGGTTTACAAGGGGTTTTGGATTGAAGAGAAAGTGCATGGGATGGTTAAAAGAATGGCAGAAATTACCATATACTTCACCTTATGCCGATGCCTCTCACTTGGATCCACGCACTGATGTGTCGGAGAAGAGAATTGTGGGCGTGTTTCATGAACTCTTTCACCTTACCATACAGAAGAAGACAGAACGTAAAAATGTGAGTAATTTACGAAAACCTTTGTCATTGCCTCAGAAGTTTACTAAGGTGTTTGAGCGCCATCCCGGCATCTTTTACATTTCCAAGATGTCCGATAGTCAAACTGTTGTTCTTAGGGAAGCTTATGATTGCCAACGGATTATTCAGAGGCACCCCCTTGTTGATATTAGGGAAAGATTTGCAAGCATGATGAGAAAAGGATTTCGGGACAGAAGCAGGGGCTTATACAAGAAAACTGCCTATATAGGTCACAAGGACCCATTAAAGATTGTTCAAGGTCATAAAGGTGGTGGAAATGGTCTTGATTCTGAAGTAGATTCAGATGATGATTTGTTTTCCGAATACAATTCTGATGAGTCAATTCATTGCCCTTCCTGA